A segment of the Terriglobia bacterium genome:
TGAAGAACGACTATCTCGAGGATCCCGTCTTCGGCCTCAACGGCATGCGGCGCACGCGGCAAATGATCCGCGTTCCTCTGGCGACGAACACGGTCGTCGTCAACTTCGAACAGCTTGCCACGAACGTGTTGGACACCGCCGTCGATGTGATTCTGCTCGATACCACATTCTGGGGCGGCATCCGCGCCTGCATGAAAGCTGCGGCTATTTGCGAAACGTTTCAGCTCGGCATCGCCGTGCATTCTTCGGGCGAGCTTGGCATTCAACTGGCGACGATGCTTCACCTCGGCGCAATCCTTCCCGGATTGTCGTTTGCGGCGGATGCGCACTATCACCAGTTGACCGACGACATCATCGAAGGCGGCCCGATGAAGTACGAAGGCGGCGCGATTCGGGTGCCGGACAAACCCGGCCTCGGCGTGAAACTGGATCGCGAAAAGCTTCAGAAATACAGCGAGCTCTATAAACGCCTGGGCAACTACCCATACGATCAGGATCCCGGCCGGCCGCACTGGACGCCGCTGGTTCCAAACGATCGCTGGGCGGATCCGAACGACACGCGGCCTGTTTCGATACCATACTGAGCGGATATGCCGAAAACACTCGACATTTCAAACCGCGTCGCTGTCGTCATCGGGGCGACGTCCGGCATCGGACGGACGCTCGCTCTCGGATTGGCCGAGTACGGCGCCACGGTCGTGCCTTCCGGCAGGCGCGCGGACCGCCTCGAAGAGGTTTGCAAGGCCATCGAGGCCGGCGGAGGAAAAACGCTGGTAAAGCCTGCGGATGTAAATTCCCGCTCTTCGATCGACGCGCTCCGCGATGCGGTGCTGAAACAGTTCGGACGCGTGGACGTGCTCGTGAACGCTGCCGGTTATTCGATGAAACAACCGACAAATGAAGTCTCCGAAGAGAAATGGTCGGCCTTGATGGATACCAACGTGATGGGCGTTCTCCGGGCATGCCAGTCTTTCTATGAGCCGTTGAAAGCCGGCGGACGCGGACGCATCGTCAATATCGGCTCTCTGGGTTCTTTTCTTGCATTCCACGAGGTCGCCGCATACTGTGCTTCCAAGAGCGCCGTGATGTCCTTGACGAAGAATCTGGCCTGCGAATGGGCTAAAGACGGGATCTGCGTGAACGCCATCGTCCCGGGAGTCTTCCCGACCGAACTGAACAGGAAACTCATCGAAGGCACGCCGCGCGGAAACGAGATGCTCGCGCGGACGCCGATGGGCCGGTTCGGAAACGCCGAAGAACTGGTCGGGGCCGCCGTCCTTCTGAGCTCGGATGCCGCCAGTTTCATCACCGGCGAGTCGATCGCCGTGGACGGCGGCTATCTCGCCTCGGGAGTGAACACGTGAGGAACCGCTGGCCGCAGATGACGCGGATGACGCAGATGGGGGCACAAAAAAAGAGCCTTATGCGCCCCCGTCTGCGTCATCCGCGTCATCTGCGGCTATTGCTTTTCTGCTTCGTCTGTTCCATTCCTCTCCACGCCGAGACGGGCTACGACATGTGGCTGCGATATGCGGCTATTGATGGAGCGGCCGCCGCACAATATCGAGGCGCCGTTCCACCAGCCATCGTTTCGCTGGACACTGGCGCACCTGAACAGAGCGCCCAACAGGAACTCATTCGCGGCATCAGCCGCATGCTCGGCCGCACGCTGCGCGTTGAAACCAATCTCTCCACCGAGCCAGCGCTGGTGCTGGGCAAAATCGATGAAATCCGCGGACGGCTCGGCATAACGGCAACGCTTCCCCCGGACGGCTACTGGTTGAAATCCACCACCCTCAACGGAACCCGCCGCATCATTATCGCAGGCGGAAGCGACGCCGGTGTCCTGTACGGCGCTTTCGCTTTTCTCCGCAAGATCGCGTTGGGCCAACCGATCGCCGAACTTGACGAAAAACAGTCCCCTGCTGCGTCTCTTCGCTGGGTGAATCAGTGGGACAACATCAATGGAACGATCGAGCGCGGCTACGGCGGACCTTCCATCTTCTGGGAAGGCGGACATGCCCGCGCCGATCTTTCGCGCGTGAATGACTATGGCCGGATGCTCGCGTCGCTCGGCATCAACGGCTGCTCTATTAATAATGTCAACGCCGATACGCGATTTCTGACTTCCGAGCTTATTCCTCAAGTGGCTCGCATCGCGGATGCATTGAGGCCCTGGGGTGTGAAGGTCGCGCTTGCCGTCGACTTCGGCAGCCCGAAATCCGTCGGGGGTCTCGAGACATTCGATCCACTCGATCCGGCTGTCGCCGCGTGGTGGAAATTCAAGGCCGATGAAATCTACAAGGCCATTCCCGACTTCGGCGGCATTGTGCTGAAGGCCGACTCGGAAGGCCGGGTCGGGCCATCCACTTACGGGCGCACGCACGCCGATGCAGCGAATGTCGTTGCGCGTGCCTTGAAACCCCACGGCGGCGTGATCTTTTACCGCGGATTCGTCTATGACCACCATATGGACTGGCAGAATCCGAAGAACGATCGCGCACGCGCCGCCTACGACAACTTTCACGAGCTTGACGACAAATTCGACGACAACGTCATCGTTCAAATCAAGAACGGTCCGATCGACTTTCAGGTGCGGGAGCCGGCGTCGCCCCTCTTCGGGGGTCTCGATCACACTCGCGAAGCGATCGAATTGCAAATCACCCAGGAATACTTCGGACAGGCGCGTCATCTCGTGTTCCTGCCCACGATGTGGAAAGAGACGCTCGATTTCGATTTACACATCCGTGACGGCCGCACACCCGTGAAGGCTCTGGTGACGGCATTTGTGGGTGTCTCGAATGCCGGGATGGAAGACAGCTGGTACGGCAATCATATGTCGCAGGCGAATCTGTATGGATTCGGCCGGCTGGCGTGGAGTCCGGATATTTCAGCGAAAGAGATCGCCGACGAGTGGACGCGTCTGACGTTCGGCAACGATCCGGTTGTGGACAAGACGGTCGCGGACATTCAGCTGAGCTCCTGGCGGACCTATGAAAACTACACCGGACCGCTGGGTTTGCAGACGCTGACCGATATCGTCGGGAACCATTACGGCGTCGCCGTCGAAGCCTCCGAGCGCAACGGCTGGGGCCAATGGCATAAGGCTGACGCGATGGGCGTCGGCTTCGATCGAACGGTCGCGACCGGCACCGGCTTCCTCGGCCAATTTTCTCCGAGCGTCATGAAGCTGTACGAGTCGATGGAAAGCTGCCCGGACGATCTCGTTCTCTTCATGCATCACGTGCCGTATACGTATCGCCTGCATTCCGGGAAGACGGTGATTCAGTACATCTATGATTCGCACTACGACGGCGCGGATGCCGTAGCGAAGTCCGAGCATGAGTGGAAGTCCCTGAAGGGGCGCGTGGACGAGCAGCGATTCCAGGAAGTGCTGGCGCAGCTTCAATATCAGGCCGGCCAGGCTGTCGTCTGGCGCGATGCCGTCAATGACTGGTTCTTCAAGGAATCCGGAATTGGGGATAAGAAGGGACGTGTCGGAAACCATCCAGGAAGAATCGAAGCCGAGTCGATGAGCTTGAGCGGTTACGCCGCGAAGCCCGTCACGCCTTGGGAGACGGCTTCCGGCGGCACCGCCGTCGAATGCGGCGGCGCAAAATGTTCCGCGACGACGAAGTATGGCGGCGAAACCGGCTGGCGCGACCTCATTGTTCAGTACTTCGACCTGCCGGACGCCGTTTCGCATTTTCAAGTTCGGGTTGGAAATCAGCTGGTGGATGAATGGGCGGCGGCGGACCGTTTGCCCGCGCGCAAACCGGACAGCACGTCGTCGTCGCGGCACATCATCCGCGGATTGATGCTGCATCCGGGCGACGAAGTCCGTATTGACGGAATTCCCGACGGCCGCGAGACCGCAGCGTTCGACTACATCGAAATTGTGCCGGCAGACCAGTGAAAACGTTTTTGTGTTTTTTGTGCCTTTTGTGGCTAATCTCCGGCTGCTCGCAACCTGGCGATATGATCCGTCTTAATAATTCCACCGGCATGGAAGTGCGCGCCATCCCTTACGGCGGGATCATCACCTCGATCCGCGTACCGGACCGCAGCGGTCATGTCGACGACGTCGTCCTCGGATACGACACGATCGATGCCTACGTGAAGAACAACTCTCCGTACATGGGCGCGATCATCGGCCGCTACGGCAACCGCATCGCCAAAGGCATGTTCACGCTCGACGGCCAGGTTTATAAGCTCGCTACAAACGATGGCTCGAATCATCTGCACGGCGGAATGAAGGGGTTCGATAAAGTTGTCTGGCAACCGGAAGAGTTCAAAACTTCCGATGGCAGCGGCGTGATTTTTCGATATACCAGCGCCGACGGCGAAGAAGGCTACCCCGGCAAGCTCACCGTTCGCGTCACATACACGCTGACCGGGCGGAACGAGCTGATCGTCGATTACTTCGCAACCTCCGATAAAGCGACGCCGGTCAATCTCACGCAGCATACCTATTTCAACCTGACGGGCGGCACACGCGACGTTCTCGACCACGTAGTGACGATCGATGCCGATCGGTTCACGCCGACGGATGCCGGCGCGATCCCGACGGGAGTTCTTCAGCCCGTCGATGGAACGCCGTTCGACTTCCGGCAGCCCACTCCGATCGGCGCCAGGATCAACATGGATGACGAACAGCTGCGAAATGGAAAAGGCTACGACCACAACTACGTTGTGAATCGCTCCGGCGACGGCCTGGTTCACGCCGCGCATGTTCTGGAACCAGTGACAGGCCGGGTGCTGGATGTCTCGACGACGGAGCCCGGTGTTCAGTTCTATAGCGGGAATAATCTGGACGGATCGATCACCGGGAAATCGGGACATGTTTACACGAAGCGATTCGGCTTCTGCCTCGAGACGCAGCACTTCCCGGACTCTCCGAACGAGCCGGAGTTCCCTTCCACCGTATTGCGGCCCGGCACGGAGTACCGGTCCCGGACGGTGTTCGCTTTCAGTGTGGACGGCTCGGCGCATTAGATGCGGCGGGCCATAGAAGATGTGAATGAATTGTTGGGCAAGCATATTCCCCTCCTTGGAAAGGAGGGGAATCTATCTGCTCGCCCGACAATTCATTCACACCTTCAGGGCGGAAGCCGTAGCCGGATATAGACTCTGGTAAATCCGGTGCCCTTCGGCATACACCTTCCGCTCTTCCGCTCGCGGTTCGCACGTCCGCACTTCGCGAATCGCGGTTTCGCAAACCTCGCGGACCGAACCATATTCCCCGGTTCCCACCATCGCCAGCAGTGCCGCGCCGTAGGCGGAACCTTCCTGACTCTCGAGCACCGAGACCGGCTTACCGAAAACATCCGCCATCATCTGCTGCCAGAATGGACTTCGCGCCCCGCCGCCGGAGAGCCGCACCGATTCCGCCTTCGCGCCGATCTGCTCGATAATATCGAGGCCATCTTTCTGGCTGTAGGACACGCCTTCGAGCAACGATCGAATGAGATCCGCGCGGGTATGTTTCGCCGTCAAGCCGATCCAGCCGCCACGAGCGGAGGCGTCGAGGTGCGGCGTGCGCTCCCCCATTAAATAAGGAAGCCAGTAGAGGCCTTGCGAGCCGGCGGGAGCAGTGGCCGCCTCTTTCGTAAGGGCGTCATATTCCATGCCCGGCGCCAGATTGTTGCGGAACCACTGCAGACTGAGTCCGGCGCCCTGAGTGACGCCCATCACATGCCAGGCGCCTTCGACGGCGTGACAGAACGTGTGAACCCGGCCGCGGCTATCGTAATTCGGAGATTCGGTGTATGCAAAAACAACGCCCGATGTTCCCAGCGTGCACGACATCCTGCCCGGTTCGACAATACCGTTCCCGACGGCGCTCGCCGCCTGGTCTCCCGCACCCGCGACAACTGGCGTACCTTCGGCCAGTCCCGTCAGAGCGGCGGCGGCGCGCGAAACCTTTCCGCTGACCGCCGCCGATTCGAGTACCGGCGGCAGGATGTTTCGATCGATCCCGATCTTGTCCGCCAGCAGTTCCGACCAACGGCGCTGCACCACATCGAACAATCCGGTTCCGGATGCGTCCGATACATCACCCGCGTATTCGCCCGTCAGTCCGAACCGGACATAGTCCTTCGGCAAAAGGATTTTCCTTACGCGTTCGAAATTCGCCGGTTCGTTATAGCGGACCCATAGAAGCTTCGGCAGCGTGAAGCCGGTGATGGCCGGGTTCGCCGTGCACGCGAGAACCGTGTCCGCACCGGCGAGTTCGTTGATGCCGTCGACCTGTTTCTGGCTGCGCTGATCACACCAGATCAGAGCGGGACGGATGACCTTGTCCGCTGCATCCAGCATTACAAGCCCATGCATCTGCCCGGACAAACCGACGCCGCGCACGGCGCTCCCCGCAAGATTCGATTGCGAAAGAACACCGCGAACCGCTTTTTGGGCGGCATCCGACCAATTATCCGGACGCTGCTCCGCCCATAACGGCCGTTCCATGATCATGTCGTCGTGGGGAGCGGTGAATGCGGAGACAAGAGCTCCGGCTTTGTTGACGAGAACCGCTCGCGTCCCGCCGGTACCGACGTCAATGCCAAGCCAATAAATCATGCTGATTTTCGCGTTCCCCCAAATGTCATTTGGGGACCGCAGTCATCCAAAGTGCGTCCGGCCCCGATGCATGCCCAGCAGCAGCTGCACCAGGCGGTGCGGGATGAGTTCGTGCAGCGTCAGCAGTTCCTTGTTCGCTTCCGCAATCGCTCCGGCATCGCTGCCTGCAGACACGCCGGAACCCGCTTTCAACGCATCTGTTGCTTCGCGAATGATCGGATCCTCGAGCGCCTCGCCGGCAATCTCCCACAGCGTGATAAATCGATCGACGGCGTTGGGGAAACTTACCGCGAACACGCCGTGATTGCTCGTCGTCCGCAGCGGTTTGAAATCCAGGTTGAACGGGCCGTTGAAATTCTTCGAACGAAGCAGCATCAGGACGTTCAACCAGTCGAGCGGATTGACCAAGCCGACGGCGATGTCGACGTCGTGCTTCAGCCGATAACCATCATTGATATCGAAATGCCACAGCTTACCCGCCAGCAGAGCCCGCGCCAGGGCCGCGCGCGGCGCGCCTCCCCACATGAGTTCGTGGAGATACTCCGGGTTCAATCCCACCATGTGCGGATGTTTCAATGCGCCCGAGGCGATAAACCCGAGCATTGCATCGCTGGTGGGCAGCAGAATCTCGGCCTGCGGCTCGAACGGCTTCGCTTCCAGACAGTGTTTGAGTGTGGGCCGTCCCTTTTTCTTTGCGACTTCGATATCGCGGTCGCACGCAGCATTGAGAGCTTCCCCGTACCAGCGAAGGGTCTGAAGCTCGTCGATCGCGCCTTGCGTGAAATAGCCGAGCGATCCCGGCCAGTACACGGCATATCGGGCGCCGAGTTCGTGACCGATGTCGACGGTGTTCCGGACACGGAATGCGGCATATTCCCGCACCTCCGGCGCTTCCGGCGCGGGGCCTGCGGCGAAGACGGCATGATAGAACGTTTCGGTAGTCACCATCGAACACTTGACGCCGTGCTCTTCGAGTGTCCGATGGATTTTCGCGACGATCTCCGCCTGACGGTCGCTGCCGAGCGCTTCCGTGGGAATCACATCGCTGTCATGCGTGCACCAATGCGCGATGCCGATGTTTCCGAACTCCCGAATGACTTCCTCGAAAGTCACGGGCTTGCGGGTCGGCGCCCAGAACAGAGCCTGTCCTTGATATGCCGCCGCCCACTGCGGGCCGCTGATAAAGTACTTGCGGCGCGTCTCCGGACTGTAGCCGCCGCCGCACATTTTCGTAAGACGTTCGACCAGAGATCGTTGTTGATTCGGTGGTACGGGTTGCATGACGAGTAAAATAGTGCACGCTATACGCAAGGAACAAGGGGTAATTCATGTTGAAGCATGATGTCCTGGGGAAGATCCGCGAGTCTGGCCTGATTGCCGTCATACGATCGAATAGCGCGGAGGAAGCCGTATGGATTGCCGACGCGTGCCTCGCGGCAGGCGCCGTGGCCATCGAGATTACCTTTACGGTTCCGAAAGCGCCAAATGCGATTTCCCAGCTCTGCGATCGAGAGGATTCGAAGGATTTCATGGTCGGGGCAGGCACCGTCCTGGATCCGGAAACGGCGCGGCTTGCAATTTTGTCCGGAGCGAAGTTCATTGTCTCCCCCGCTTTGAACATCGAAACCGCCAGGCTCTGCAACCGGTATCAAATTCCGTATATGCCGGGCGCTTGCACAGTCCGGGAGGTTATCGAAGGAATGGAATGCGGGGCGGAGATCGTCAAGGTCTTTCCCGGCGAAGTCACCGGACCGGCATTCGTCAAAGCGGTTAAGGCGGCCTTGCCTCAAGCTTCGCTGGTCCCCAGCGGCGGTGTGACGATCGAGAATGTGAAGGACTGGATCGCGGCAGGCTGCGCCGCTGTCGGCGTCGGCTCCCACCTGACTCGCTCTGCCGCTGCCGGGGATTTTCAATCGATTACCGATTTGGCAAAGCGATTCCTCGAAGAGGTCCGGAAGGCGCGGCGGTGACGGGAACGCGAGTGGTCACGTTCGGTGAATCCCTCTTGCGGCTGACGCCGCCGGGCTTCGAGCGATTTCTGCAGACGCCGCACTTCAACGCCGTCTTCGGCGGTGCGGAAGCGAATGTCGCTGTGGCGTTGTCTTCGTTTGGAATGGATGCCGCCTACGTGACGGTGCTGCCGGAAAACAATCCTATCGCCGATGCGGCGATCGCCGAGTTGCGCCGCTTCGGTGTGGACACTTCGCACATCGTTCGAGGCACGGGACGGCTGGGGACTTACTATCTTGAACTCGGCGCCAATCATCGCGCCGGCCGCGCCGTCTATGACCGGGAACACAGCGCGATGGCGCTGGCAAAGCCGGGCGACATTGCATGGGAAAAAGTATTCGAGGGCGCCGCGTGGTTTCACATTACGGGAATCACGCCGGCGATCAGCGCATCCGCCGCTGATCTCACGCTGGAAGCGATGCGCGCCGCGGGGCAGAGGGGACTAACCATCTCCTTCGATCTGAATTACAGACAAAACCTGTGGAAGTGGGGCAAAACGGCGGGAGAAGTGATGGGCAGCATGATGAAACACGCCGATATCCTGATCGGAAATGAAGAACATCTCCGCCTGGTTCTCGGGCTGTCCGATCCCGTCGTGAATAACGCCTTGACCCGCTATTCGCACCTCAAAGCCGTCGCCGTGAGCCTTCGCGGAAGCAGTTGGTCCGCCTGTTTGAACGATCGCGAACAACTGCTGACGAGCCGGAGCTATGACGTCGCACACAGTGTCGATCGCATCGGCGCCGGAGATGCGTTTGCCGCAGGCCTGATTTACGGCTGGATGAATCTTCCCAACCGCCGGGACGCTCTCGAATTCGCCGCAGCGGCGTGCTGTCTGAAACACTCTATTCCCGGCGATTACTGCCGCGCGACAGCGGAGGAAGTCCGTTCGCTGCTGAGTGATCCGAGTCCCGGACGGATTCACCGCTGACAAGAAAGCAACTCCCTCAAACTTCGTTTAGCCGCAGATGACGCGGATGACGCAGATGGGCCATTAAAGAGCTTTGATGGCCCATCTGCGTCATCCGCGTCATCTGCGGCTAAAACATGGCTGGCAGCGAATTATATGTGTTAGATTCCTGCTACTTCAAACCGAAGAGGACTTCTATGAAGAACGCCTTTGCGAAAATGATTTGTCTGCTCGTCTGCGCGAGTGCGCTGCTGGCACAAAGCGGCGCAAGGAATGGGGAATGGCGGACGTATGGAGCGGATCTCGGCAATACGCACTATTCGCCGCTCGATCAGATCAACGCTTCGAACTTCAACAAGCTTGAGGTCGCATGGCACTTCAGCACGGAAAACCTGGGCCCGCGGCCGGAATTCCAGTTCGAGGGAACGCCGGTGATGGCCAACGGCATCCTTTATTCGACGGCGGGAACGCGGCGTGACGTCGTCGCGCTGGATGCGGCGACCGGCGAGCTTCTCTGGACGCACAGCGAACACGAGGCAGCGCGCGGCTCGAATGCGCCGCGGCAGCTCTCCGGGCGCGGCCTGGCGTACTGGACCGACGGACGCGAAGAGCGGATCCTCTATGTCACTCCGGGATATCGCCTGATCGCGCTTAATGCGAAGACCGGCGTGCCGGTTCCGTCGTTTGGAAAGAACGGGGTTGTCGATCTGAAGCAGGACGACGATCAGGAAATCGATCTCATCAACGGCGAAGTCGGATTGCATGCGGCGCCTGTTGTCGCCAAAGATGTCGTGATCGTCGGAGCTGCGCACAAATCGGGCGGGGTGCCCAAGAGCAAGACCAACGTGAAGGGATATGTCCGCGGCTTCGACGTCAAGACAGGCAAGCGGCTGTGGATTTTCCACACGATTCCGCTACCGAACGAATACGGCGCCGAAACCTGGGAAAACGATTCGGCATCCTACACGGGCAATACGGGCGTCTGGGCACAAATCAGCGTGGATGAAGAGCTGGAAACCGTGTATCTTCCTGTCGAACTTCCCACCGGCGACTACTACGGCGGATATCGTCCAGGCAACGGCCTGTTCGGCGAAAGCCTTGTCGCGGTCGATCTGCACACCGGCAAGCGGAAGTGGCATTACCAGCTTGTGCACCACGGGATCTGGGACATGGATATCCCATGTGCGCCGATCCTCGCGGACATCACAATCAACGGTCAGACGATTAAGGCGGTCGCGCAGCCGACGAAACAGGCGTTCCTGTATGTCTTCGATCGCGTGACCGGCAAACCGATCTGGCCCATCGAAGAGCGGGCGGTCGAGCAGTCGACCGTGCCCGGAGAGAAAACCAGCGCGACGCAACCGTTTCCGACCAAACCGCCCGCATATGACCGGCAGGGCTTTTCCGTCGATGATCTGATCGATTTCACGCCGGAGCTCCACGCCGAAGCACTGAAGATTGCATCGCGTTACAAGATGGGGCCAATCTTCACGCCGCCGGTGGTCAGCAAGATCGAAGGCCCGTTGGGAACCCTGGCAATGGCGGTGAGCAACGGCGGCACGAACTGGCCCGGCGGATCCTACGATCCCGAGACCCACATCCTGTACGTCCCATCTCAAAGGACGATGAATTCTCTCGGTGTGGTTCCCGGCAACCCGAAACTATCCGGAGATTTCGGCTGGATTCAGGGCATTGCCACCAGCGGACCTCGTCTGAGCGGCGGGGCCGGGGCCGATGCCGGCGCCGATCGCGCTCCTGGTGCAGGCGCGGCCGAGACGTCGGGGCTGCTGACCGTTCAGGGATTGCCGCTGATGAAGCCGCCCTACGGACAGATCACTGCCATCGACATGAATAAAGGTGAGATTCTCTGGCACATCGCTCACGGTGAAACGCCCGACAATATCCGCAACAATCCCGCGCTGAAAGGCTTGAATATTCCCCGCACCGGCCGGCCCGGGGCCATCGGAACGCTCGTGACCAAGACGCTCCTGATCGCCGGCGAGGGCGGTGTATTCACCACTCCGAACGGGCAGAAGGGCGCAATGCTCCGGGCTTACGACAAAGCGAGTGGTAAAGACGCCGGCGCCGTCTACATGCCCACGCAACAGAGCGGAACGCCGATGACGTACATGCTCAACGGCAAGCAGTACATTGTGGTTGCGATCGGCGGCAACGGGTATACGGCGGAGTTGAGAGCCTTCCGGCTCCCCAACTAAAAAGAATGGCGGGCAACTCGCGCGCTAAGACGCTGCGCGCGGGTTGCCCCGGCGCGGCACTTCTCATTTTTCGTCTGTATTCGTCACTTCTTCTCGCCGCGCTCGGGTCTCACGCAGCGTTCTTAATCTTCTCAAGACAAGTTGTGAATCGAAATCATTGAGGCGAGATGCCTGGCTGAAGTCCGTTGTGAATTCGTAATCAAAGTAGTTCGAAATGATGCGGACCTTTGTAAGGTACTCGCCGGTCGAGATACGGATGACATAGAAACGCATCTCAGGAAGGCTCAACGAGGCGCTGGTCATTTTTGCCGTTCCTGATCATTTTTCGATTTTATCCCATGATTTACAGTGGGCACTCATGTTCCATTCTACTGGCGACTTACATTCCACATGTGAATTCGGCGTTTCGCACGACTTCCAGGAAGATCGATGTGACTCAGGCCAAACCTCCAGAGCCGAAACAGATTCAAACTGGGAACCCTGCTTGCATTGGTGAACGTCGAGCACTGAGCGAGGAGTGAGCGAGAGAATGAAATCCGCGCGCATCAGAAGGTTAGCCAGTGATGACGTCGTCCAGGTTGCGCGGTTGCACCACAGCCTCTATCGTTCCAACGAAGAATACACGCGGAATATTGACCGCGCCTACAAGCTCTATTTCCATGACGTATATCTGGGGAATCCATGGTACGAGGAACAGTTGAGTCCCCTCGTTTACGAAGAAGCTGACGGAAAAATTACGGGCTTCCTGGGCGTCATGCCGCGGTCCATGCGCATCGGTGGACGCTCTATTCGTGCGGCGATAAGCTCGATGTTCATGGTTGAGCCGAACAGCAGGTCCAGCCTGGCCGCTGTGCAGCTCATGAAAGCGTTCATGTCCGGTCCGCAGGACCTTTCCCTGGCGGATGAGGCGACGGAGCCGGCCCGCAAGCTTTGGGAGAGATTGGGCGGCCATACCTCGGCTTTGAACAGCATCTATTGGACAATACCGTTGCGCCCGGCCGGTTTTCTCAACCTGCGGATATCGCGGCGGGACTGGTTGCGTCCCCTTGCAAAGGCATCATTGCCGTTCTGCAAGACGTTCGACGCGGCTTTGGCCGCCGGCAGGGGATACTTCCATCCTGCCCGGCCACGTTTGCTGGAAAAGAATCTTGACGTACAGACCTTACTTGAATGTGCGAGAACCTTATGGGATTCCCAAAGCCTGCACCCGGAATATCAAGAAAGTTCCCTGCGGTGGCTGCTGGAGACGGGAGAGCATGGAGGGGCCGGCGGCAGACTTGAGAAGCTGGCGGTTCATAGCCCCGAGCATGGGCTGGTTGGCTGGTTCATCTATCACCTCGGCAAGGGCGGGGTGGCCGAACTGCTGCAGATAGGTTTCAAGCAGAACTTTGCCAAGGATGTTCTCGACCACTTAATGTACCGGACCTGGTCGCAGGGCGCTGTCGCAGTCGCAGGACGCATGGATCGTCAGCTCATGCCCCATCTGGCCGGAAACTACGTGATGAACCCGCGTTATTGGATGCTCGTGCATTCCAAAAACCGGGAGTTGATAGACCTCATTGACCGCGGCGAAAATCACTTGAGCCGCCTCGAAGGAGAATGGTGCCTGCAGTTTCACATGGGCA
Coding sequences within it:
- a CDS encoding bifunctional 2-keto-4-hydroxyglutarate aldolase/2-keto-3-deoxy-6-phosphogluconate aldolase, yielding MLKHDVLGKIRESGLIAVIRSNSAEEAVWIADACLAAGAVAIEITFTVPKAPNAISQLCDREDSKDFMVGAGTVLDPETARLAILSGAKFIVSPALNIETARLCNRYQIPYMPGACTVREVIEGMECGAEIVKVFPGEVTGPAFVKAVKAALPQASLVPSGGVTIENVKDWIAAGCAAVGVGSHLTRSAAAGDFQSITDLAKRFLEEVRKARR
- a CDS encoding sugar kinase, producing the protein MTGTRVVTFGESLLRLTPPGFERFLQTPHFNAVFGGAEANVAVALSSFGMDAAYVTVLPENNPIADAAIAELRRFGVDTSHIVRGTGRLGTYYLELGANHRAGRAVYDREHSAMALAKPGDIAWEKVFEGAAWFHITGITPAISASAADLTLEAMRAAGQRGLTISFDLNYRQNLWKWGKTAGEVMGSMMKHADILIGNEEHLRLVLGLSDPVVNNALTRYSHLKAVAVSLRGSSWSACLNDREQLLTSRSYDVAHSVDRIGAGDAFAAGLIYGWMNLPNRRDALEFAAAACCLKHSIPGDYCRATAEEVRSLLSDPSPGRIHR
- a CDS encoding pyrroloquinoline quinone-dependent dehydrogenase — translated: MKNAFAKMICLLVCASALLAQSGARNGEWRTYGADLGNTHYSPLDQINASNFNKLEVAWHFSTENLGPRPEFQFEGTPVMANGILYSTAGTRRDVVALDAATGELLWTHSEHEAARGSNAPRQLSGRGLAYWTDGREERILYVTPGYRLIALNAKTGVPVPSFGKNGVVDLKQDDDQEIDLINGEVGLHAAPVVAKDVVIVGAAHKSGGVPKSKTNVKGYVRGFDVKTGKRLWIFHTIPLPNEYGAETWENDSASYTGNTGVWAQISVDEELETVYLPVELPTGDYYGGYRPGNGLFGESLVAVDLHTGKRKWHYQLVHHGIWDMDIPCAPILADITINGQTIKAVAQPTKQAFLYVFDRVTGKPIWPIEERAVEQSTVPGEKTSATQPFPTKPPAYDRQGFSVDDLIDFTPELHAEALKIASRYKMGPIFTPPVVSKIEGPLGTLAMAVSNGGTNWPGGSYDPETHILYVPSQRTMNSLGVVPGNPKLSGDFGWIQGIATSGPRLSGGAGADAGADRAPGAGAAETSGLLTVQGLPLMKPPYGQITAIDMNKGEILWHIAHGETPDNIRNNPALKGLNIPRTGRPGAIGTLVTKTLLIAGEGGVFTTPNGQKGAMLRAYDKASGKDAGAVYMPTQQSGTPMTYMLNGKQYIVVAIGGNGYTAELRAFRLPN